A genome region from Macrotis lagotis isolate mMagLag1 chromosome 4, bilby.v1.9.chrom.fasta, whole genome shotgun sequence includes the following:
- the LOC141522647 gene encoding olfactory receptor 6M1-like, with the protein MGKTVNMTTIQEFMLEGFPAVQHLGKPLFVVHLLLYLVSIMGSIIIVTITWSDHCLQTPMYFFLSSFSFLESCFITTVIPKLLAIFLSGMQTISFAACLTQTFFFLFLGSTCFFLLAVMSLDRYMAICNPLHYHIIMNMRVCFLLVLSCYLLGFILIIGPILMVSRLSFCGFNLINHFFCDLGPLVHLSCSNTNTIESLSFLFSIVIILSSLTITVISYIKIIITIVNLPTAKERQKAFSTCSSHLIVLFLTYGSCVFIYVKPKQADRLESNKEAALVNTVITPLLNPFIYTLRNKQVKKALRNAVYRMKSMRQSQF; encoded by the coding sequence ATGGGGAAAACAGTTAATATGACAACAATCCAAGAATTTATGCTGGAAGGTTTTCCTGCTGTCCAACACCTAGGGAAACCCCTCTTCGTGGTCCACCTGCTTCTGTATTTAGTATCCATAATGGGAAGTATTATCATTGTCACCATCACATGGTCTGACCACTGCCTCCAGACTCCAATGTATTTTTTCTTAAGTAGTTTTTCTTTCCTAGAAAGCTGCTTCATTACCACTGTTATTCCCAAACTGCTAGCAATCTTCCTTTCAGGAATGCAAACAATTTCGTTTGCTGCTTGCCTTAcccaaacatttttctttctatttttgggGTCAACATGCTTCTTCCTTTTGGCTGTCATGTCCCTGGATAGGTATATGGCCATCTGTAACCCTCTACATTACCACATCATCATGAACATGAGAGTCTGTTTCCTCTTAGTATTATCCTGCTATCTATTAGGTTTTATATTAATCATTGGTCCAATCCTGATGGTCTCTCGGTTATCTTTTTGTGGCTTTAATCTCATCAACCATTTCTTCTGTGACCTAGGACCTCTGGTTCATCTTTCATGTTCTAATACCAATACAATTGAgtcattatcctttcttttttctatagttATCATTCTGTCTTCCCTCACTATAACAGTCATATCATACATCAAAATAATTATTACTATAGTCAATCTCCCAACTgccaaagagagacagaaagccTTTTCCACCTGTTCTTCCCACCTCATTGTCCTTTTTCTGACATATGGAAGCtgtgtttttatatatgtgaaaCCAAAGCAGGCTGACAGACTAGAATCCAACAAAGAGGCAGCCCTTGTGAACACTGTGATCACCCCTTTGTTGAATCCTTTCATTTATACACTACGAAATAAACAGGTCAAAAAGGCTTTGAGAAATGCTGTATACAGAATGAAATCCATGAGACAGAGTCAATTTTAG